In Pochonia chlamydosporia 170 chromosome Unknown PCv3seq00009, whole genome shotgun sequence, a genomic segment contains:
- a CDS encoding succinate-CoA ligase (alpha subunit) (similar to Metarhizium acridum CQMa 102 XP_007808832.1) → MASSNGNVAHPTNRICDNNTTPNSDTTSETRINRTDNGYRYDSFPGYNTSNGRAGIPSSGGKSSTRALAPDLLRGLLMMIMAFDHAALALHTWEHGTGRVAEADGQIVRNWNFTTAYIVRTLTHLCGSGFTFLLGMGVVYLGRSRTKLGWSPARLARYFAVRSVVLTAVTIAFGFLVTGGQLWFMNAVLFSLAVDYLLAGLLWLGISKTEVLLAGAIARTRKDAGETTEDSDDDGVSQPLLREREASRTTESYDAFLSWSIHNVLLAVLSVVTIFWNIWLSDDGGVCSTDKKNVSTLTSPSNPLLRVWFWVIMEPGTHIMSGFPPMAWLSFAILGMLYARIMTARPWSRQASVMGHILGAIVFSILFILTRVLHIGNLSENCLQTPDQANRPHQNPYLASLASFFYVVKYPPDVAFFALTMAGNLLLLAVFTAIPPRIAKRFTMLLDFGTSALFFYIVHMLALFGFGILAVAVFGHETDVPDPMDPSKTRGIDNLFGTVMLARISRFGTRHSQSLHAFSTSSARSADYESTIDNLRHINGDTRIIYQGFTGQAATSNAKDTISYGTKVVGGVSPGKGGKTHLDLPVFGTVKEAMDQVKPHVSAVFVPAQFAAKAIIEAIEAEVPVVVSVAEHIPVHDLLRVQDVLRTQSKSRLVGPNCPGIIAPDQCRVGIMPFRQYKRGCVGIVSKSGTLSYEAVGSTTAAGLGQSFVIAVGGDPMPGTTIVDSLKVFFEHDETEGIIVIGEIGGEQELRAAEMIAAYRRTTKNPKPIVAMVAGQTAPRGKIMGHAGAVLTARDVTAEEKARALREAGAVVVPHPGVMGVTMRELLGV, encoded by the exons atggCGAGTTCCAACGGCAACGTCGCACACCCGACGAACCGAATCTgcgacaacaacaccacacccAATAGCGACACAACCAGTGAGACACGCATCAACCGTACCGACAATGGCTACCGATACGATTCGTTCCCCGGGTACAACACCTCAAACGGCCGAGCAGGAATTCCTTCTTCGGGAGGCAAATCAAGCACGCGAGCCCTGGCGCCAGACCTCCTCCGCGGTCTTCTCATGATGATCATGGCCTTTGACCACGCCGCACTCGCCCTTCACACatgggaacatggaacaGGCCGCGTCGCCGAGGCAGATGGCCAAATCGTCCGCAACTGGAACTTCACCACCGCGTACATTGTGCGCACGCTCACACACCTCTGCGGCTCGGGGTTCACGTTCCTTCTCGGCATGGGCGTCGTATATCTCGGGAGATCGCGCACAAAGCTTGGCTGGTCGCCCGCCCGGCTGGCTCGGTACTTTGCCGTGCGGAGTGTGGTTTTGACAGCCGTGACGATTGCTTTTGGGTTTCTTGTCACGGGGGGACAGCTGTGGTTTATGAATGCGGTGCTGTTTTCCCTGGCGGTGGATTATCTGCTCGCGGGCCTGCTGTGGCTGGGTATCAGTAAGACGGAGGTGTTGCTCGCGGGGGCTATtgcgaggacgaggaaggaTGCTGGGGAGACGACGGAGGAtagtgacgatgatggtgtttcgCAGCCTTTGCTGAGGGAGAGGGAAGCGTCGCGGACGACGGAATCGTATGATGCGTTCTTGTCGTGGAGTATTCACAATGTGTTGCTCGCGGTGTTGAGTGTGGTTACTATCTTTTGGAATATCTGGCTTAGTGACGATGGCGGCGTCTGTTCCACAGATAAAAAGAACGTCTCGACACTGACAAGTCCTTCCAACCCCCTTCTCCGCGTCTGGTTCTGGGTCATCATGGAGCCAGGAACACACATCATGTCAGGTTTCCCCCCGATGGCATGGCTATCATTCGCAATCCTGGGTATGCTCTACGCGCGCATCATGACCGCCAGACCATGGAGTCGTCAAGCCTCCGTCATGGGCCACATCCTCGGCGCAATCGTCTTCTcaatcctcttcatcctcacgCGCGTCCTCCACATCGGCAACCTATCAGAAAACTGTCTCCAAACGCCCGACCAAGCGAACCGCCCCCATCAGAACCCGTACCTCGCGTCCCTCGCATCCTTCTTCTACGTCGTCAAGTACCCCCCCGACGTGGCATTCTTCGCACTCACCATGGCAGGGAACCTGCTCCTCCTGGCCGTCTTCACCGCCATCCCCCCACGGATAGCCAAGCGCTTCACCATGTTGTTGGACTTTGGAACCAGCGCCCTCTTCTTCTACATTGTGCATATGCTCGCGCTCTTTGGGTTCGGCATCCTCGCCGTGGCGGTGTTTGGGCACGAGACGGATGTTCCTGATCCGATGGACCCGTCCAAGACGAGGGGGATTGATAATTTGTTTGG CACTGTCATGTTGGCGCGCATTTCACGCTTTGGCACGCGCCATTCTCAAAGCCTTCATGCATTTTCCACATCCTCAGCCCGATCAGCAGATTATGAAAGCACAATAGACAACCTCCGACACATAAATGGCGACACACGCATCATCTACCAAG GCTTCACCGGCCAAGCG GCTACGTCCAATGCCAAAGACACAATCTCGTACGGCACAAAGGTCGTGGGCGGCGTATCACCcggcaaaggcggcaagACGCACCTCGACCTCCCCGTCTTCGGGACCGTAAAAGAG GCAATGGACCAAGTAAAACCCCACGTCAGCGCGGTATTCGTGCCCGCCCAATtcgccgccaaagccatcatcgAAGCAATAGAGGCAGAAGTCCCGGTGGTAGTATCCGTAGCGGAACACATCCCCGTCCACGACCTCCTCCGCGTACAGGACGTCCTCCGAACGCAGAGTAAATCACGACTAGTCGGCCCAAACTGTCCCGGCATCATCGCCCCGGATCAATGCCGCGTGGGGATCATGCCCTTTCGGCAATATAAACGTGGCTGCGTGGGGATTGTCTCCAAGTCCGGAACGCTAAGCTACGAGGCTGTTGGATCGACTACGGCAGCAGGCCTGGGACAGAGTTTTGTGATTGCCGTGGGTGGTGATCCCATGCCAG GCACCACGATTGTCGATTCACTGAAGGTGTTTTTTGAGCATGACGAAACGGAGGGTATTATTGTGATTGGCGAGATTGGCGGCGAGCAGGAACTCCGTGCGGCGGAGATGATTGCAGCGTATAGAAGGACGACTAAAAATCCGAAGCCGATTGTTGCGATGGTGGCGGGACAGACGGCGCCGAGGGGGAAGATCATGGGCCATGCGGGTGCTGT